Part of the Natrinema caseinilyticum genome is shown below.
ACGCTGACCATCGCGGGCAGAATCCACCGGTCACCCAGCACGTCTGAAATGGTCCATGCGGTCTCGTCCTGGACGAACACCCCCGGTTCCCCGGTCGTCCCAGATGTCGTCCAAACCGGATACTTTCCGAGGAAGCGCTCGCCGATCTTCGTCTCGTCAGCGACGAACGTGTCGATCTCGGCTTTGGTAATCGCCGTGTCCGTGACGACGTCGTCGAAGTGCTCCATCAACCTCGCCTTCGTCACCGGCGGGTACTGTGTGAGGTCGGTACTGCCCTCGGGGACATCGGCGTAGTGTCGCTTGTAGAACCGTGACTGTCGCCGGACGAACGAAAGCATCTCAGCGAGTCGTCGTCGCTGCCGAGCCTCTATCCCTGCACGGGTCGCTCTTTTGGCCCGCCACGCGTCGAGCGTGATTTTTCCTCTCTCGATTGGATTCATTGGACTGGTGTTAGAGCGCGGGGAATTCTTCCGAGCACCCCTCTCGTGTTCGCATTAGACTTCGCGGCGAACGGCCTTTGTTATTGGCCCGCCGAGCCAGCTGTTACCCGACGTTCCCCATTCGTCAGCCGACGAGCGTCACTCCAATCAGGCTCCCGACGCCGTAGGTGAGAATCGCAGCAGCGAGTCCAATCCCGACCTGACGCAGTCCAGAAAAGAGCACGGAACGTCCGGTGAGAAGCGTGATTCCGGCGCCGATGACGAACAGCGCGACTGCGCTCAATACGAGACTCACGCCGACGGCAACCAGTCCGCTCAACACGAAGTACGGGAGGACCGGGACGATGGCTCCGAGCGCGAAGAGTACGAACGACGTCGCGGCCGCTTCCCAGGCCGAGCCGCCCAGCTCTTCCGGGTTGATGCCCAGTTCCTCACGGGCGAGCGTGTCCAGTGCCATCTCCTCGTCACTAACCAACTGCTCGGCAATCTCTCTGGCGCGTTCTTTGGAGAGTCCTTTGGCCTCGTAGATGAGCGCCAGTTCTTCTGCCTCCTCTTCGGGAACCTCGGCGAGTTCTTCGGCCTCGATACCTATCTGCCGCTGATAGAGCTCCCGAGAGCTCTGGACGGAGAGCCACTCGCCCATCGCCATCGACCCTGATCCAGCGAGGAGCCCGGCGAGACCCGTAATCAGAATCGCGGTCGAATCCAGTGCCGCACCGGCGACGCCCATCACGAGACTGAGATTGGACACGAGACCATCGTTCGCGCCGAGAACTGCGGCACGGAGTGCATTGCCGCTGGTTGCCCGGTGACGGCCTTCGAGCTGGGCGAGGACCTCTCCCCGTGCACCCCGCCCGGGCGTTTCCGCGATTACCGTCAGGAGACGATCGTGCGAGCGTTCGTCGGCGGCCATCCCGGTTCCTGTGACCTCCGGTTGGGTCGCGTAGTCACTCCCACCGATCGCTTCACCTGCCTGCATGGAGGATAGTACCAGCCCCGGTCCGAATCGACGAGCGAGCCACGCCAGTACTCTCGCTCGCCGAGATGGCTTGGCGTCTCCTGGGTCAGAACCTCCTTCTCGAATTTTCTCAGTCCAAAAGTCTGCATGGGTTCGCTCAGTGTCGGCCAGCCGGCGGTAGACTTCTGCGACCTGTGGTTGCGATTCGGCGTCAGCCATCGCCGTGTAGACCGTCGCACTGTCAAATTCGCCCTGACGATTGCGACGGTAGCGGTCGATATCCTCTGGAGTAGTCATATCTAGTGTAATCGCTATGCGAGGACTTAGTGGTGCATTCAGTGCTCTACTTGGCTGTATTGACGGCTGTCTGATCCTCGCCTACTAGATGTGAGTCTCTACCGGGGAAACTGCTCTTAGCGGCTATCCGTTAACCAACACTGATTGCTGTTGTACGGTTCCTGTTGGTTAATAAAGGCGGTCCTCTGTGGGTGCTGCTATGTCTGCGGCTCAGTACTGATATCTCGCTTCTAACGGCTCAACCTCCCCTGCCTCGACGAGGCTCCTTTTCGAATCCGAGTTCTCGTAAAGCAAGTCGACGAGCGCGAACTGCGCACAAGCAGTGAACAAACACTCGTCGTTGAGACACCACACGTCGGCGTAGACGATGTCCGTGTGTTCCTCTGCGTAGATCGGTTTCCCAATTCCAAGCCGAGATTCACAGTCGTCACGAGGACAACTCGGCTCGATACGGGTGAACGTTGGATTGTCTTCTACCATCTCAGTTCAGTAAGGGAGGTAGTCCGGCGCGATATCCCCGGTCAGTACGCTACTCTCGAATGCGTCGCTTTCGCTGCCCTCGAGGTCGATGATTCGATAGACTGCATCACCG
Proteins encoded:
- a CDS encoding VIT1/CCC1 transporter family protein, which translates into the protein MTTPEDIDRYRRNRQGEFDSATVYTAMADAESQPQVAEVYRRLADTERTHADFWTEKIREGGSDPGDAKPSRRARVLAWLARRFGPGLVLSSMQAGEAIGGSDYATQPEVTGTGMAADERSHDRLLTVIAETPGRGARGEVLAQLEGRHRATSGNALRAAVLGANDGLVSNLSLVMGVAGAALDSTAILITGLAGLLAGSGSMAMGEWLSVQSSRELYQRQIGIEAEELAEVPEEEAEELALIYEAKGLSKERAREIAEQLVSDEEMALDTLAREELGINPEELGGSAWEAAATSFVLFALGAIVPVLPYFVLSGLVAVGVSLVLSAVALFVIGAGITLLTGRSVLFSGLRQVGIGLAAAILTYGVGSLIGVTLVG